The Lineus longissimus chromosome 6, tnLinLong1.2, whole genome shotgun sequence sequence CATACTAAGAGGTCAGATCAGAGCCTGCTTAGGGCACACTAAAAATTCAACATAGCATATCACAGCTCCTGCTAAACCGAACATCCCTGCAAACCAATATCAGGCAAGCCCATTCTAATgcattttcaataaatttagGACAGCCTCATATTGACTGGTGGGGGTGTAAAGTCCAATATATTGCCTAGGAAGAGTTTGTCAATGCTTTAGAATTTCAATCCCCGTGATAGACCAGACCGACGGCTTTCTCCGCCCCATGATCGGGACTTTGCACGGAAGTGCTTGAGATCGTGAGAGTGGTCCCTGTGCAACATTGGTTTGTAGGTCTGAGGGACGCACAAGTCTTTGTCGGTACTCTCGAAGAAGTTCTTGTAACCGCCGTCGAGGAGGTACAACTCGGGGTAGTGCAGGTGAGGGTAGCAGTCTTTGTTGGCCTCACGATCTTGGCTCCTCAAGAAGCGAGATCTACAGAAGAAAATATACTGTATCATAACACATGCAAAAAGCACAAGCCCTGTAATTTATAGTTTGGACAATAGGACACAGCACTGTTAGTTCAGAAGTCAGCAAACACTGACGAAGGAAACATTGACCAGTTCAGTTCTTCAGCATCATTGGGACAAGAGCAATGCACTTCTACAATACTTACAGAGAGGGCGCTCTTTCTGAGGAGAATTCGCAATGGAAGATGATGATAAAGCGTTTGTTGGGGTCCTGGGTCACGTGAATCTTCTTGAAGAACTCGGCGAGGATCTGATCCTTCGTGTAGAGATTCAGACCGTCCTTGATGTGACCACCCTCATACTCATAGGGGAAGCGAGCATCCACGATCACAAACTCCTCGACTATATGACTGTATTCATTCTTGAGCAAGCGGGACAACtgtaaaaatgaaaacaaacaaatgattATAATGTCTGCTGCAGTTGCGTGGATAAATCTAAGTGTCTTCCTCCTTCAGTCCGTTGGCAAGATTAAGATCTAAACATTGAGTTTGCCGATTGTCAAGATGATGTTGAACTCTGATTTGGAACATCCAAACCTGTCATGTAATATCATCTAAAACATGTTCCAGAAGCCCTTTTGAATGATCTTCATGTGTTACTCTAATGAAATTATGAAGACTTCCTCTCCAATTATATGATGCTTTGTGAGAGTGAGAACTTACCGTATCGGGTGAAATGTATTTGAGATCTTGATGTTTGCCTGAGGAATGAGGTAGGCAGAATGCTCGGGAGAAATCTCCAACGAGATCAGTTTGGTCGGCACCTTGAAATAGACAATAATCGAGTTGATAATACAATGTAGACAAAATGGACTGGTAATATCTATCAAGTGAACATCAATATTGACTTCACATAATGTTGGCAAAAGTCCTAACGCTAATGTTGTGCTTTTTCCTGTTCTGAATCAACTCACCTTTGTTGAGGGCAGATTTGATGCTGCATTCGTCCCCTGCAGATACCGAGCGTTGGAACTTGGGCACAATCTGGAAACAAATAACGATTCAAATAAAGGGTTGTTTCATGTGACTGTTTAAACAGGATGCTAGGCCATTCCTACGAATTCTTCAAGGAGGTGATATCACATGACTGGAGAGCATCATTGGGAACAAAATTTGAGATTTCTGGGCAATAATATCTGCATATTCAAGTGGAGATCAAACACAGAATGAGAAGAAGACACCTTTCCTAACAGTACCAGGTGCTACTTGAGGATGTTTCCATCAGAGCCTTGCATCAGAGGATTATCTCTGTCAATCAGACATAAGTAGGCTTCTATTACAAATCCAGTGAGTCAGTCGGGATAAGCATCATCTGGCGCCAGTATCATCCGTGGTTTGGGATTAACTCACCTTTGCCCTTTGTTGAATTTCCTTCGGGTAGCAAGGTTCGGCGTTGAAGTCAGACACACTCTTCCTTCTCTTGCACATCACCGGTGTGTTCTCATCAACAGGGGGCTCTGGGCGCTTGAATGATGTGAGGCGCGTGTTGAGGACGAATGGACTGCACTTGGGCGATTGTGGGAGGTTGAGCTTGGGGGCACTGGGACTGCGGAACAGGCCTCGTGGCATTGCCTTTCCACGCCTTGGCTGAAAGATCAACATATACAAATTAACAGAAATTAAACTTAATGGAGGTATCTGCTTAGAGATGTTCCACTCTACTAATACAATACTAGAAGATGCACAGAACTATCAATTATGAATACTGCACAAGTGTGGGTTCTAAAATTGGCAACTCATAAACATAGAAAATCTTCAACATGGGACTTCAGGTCAAAGtgaagaattttggataatCATAGTCTGCCAAGAGAGATGACTGGTGTGGACCTTTCCAAGGTTAAAACCAAATTTGCCTCTGCCAGAATTATGGAAATATCCAACTCTGAAACCTGCATATGGCTTAACCACGATATAATTTGCTACTTACGAATGGGGGTGAGATCAGTTGTTCTGCAGGCTGTCTAGGTGATTTGGGATGGATTAACGGAGCATTCAACAAACTGCTGAGGCCCTTCACACCAGAgttcctgacgtcatcctcgTCATCTTCAAGGTCGATCAATTCTAAGAATCCATCATCGTCTTCATTACTATTGGTCGATTCGGCCGAGTGCGCTCGCTGGAGGGGGCTGCGGCAGCTGGTTAAGGACACTGTGGCTAGCGGGGACCTGGCACGAGGTAAGTCTTCGAGGGACGTAGATTTGGAAAACTGGAATGGATAATCATCTATATGATTTACAAAGAAAACAAAAGTTTGTCCAGCTGCCCGACTGAACTGGCTAGATGGACACTTGTGACCTGGCATGGGTTGACAGAAAAGTTTCAAAATTTAGTCAAACCTCAATGAGGGTTGTCTAGACATTTATGCAGCATgcttttgaaaacttttcagGAAGCTGAGAGATCAGAGACATCTCGTGTTTAGTACTCTCCTGACTAGAGTCaacttttatcaaaatcaaGTTCTTGACGAAAACATTATGATAAAATCATAACGTGATGATGTCATGAAGGATACACATGTCTATTTGACCTGATGTTATAGATAACTGGCGAAGTCTGTTCCTGTGACTAAGCCAGTTGACTTTTATAGATAGGATTGTAGGATGACcatttgatgtcattgtcaTACTAATTAGCACCAGTATTTACTCATTATTTGGCCTTTGagaatcattttgaaaaaggtgCATGATCTTTTACACAAACGGTGTCAAAGGGATATGATATTGCTGAACAAACGCAAACCTAGCTAGCAACATAAGTGTGTTTTGATTATCAAACTAAGCGGGCACAGAATAATCAGATAAACGGCATAAGTCCTGTAAATCTGGACTCTTGTTTTATGCTCCCCAACTTAGGCAGATGATAGCCTTTGCCAACCAATCCAGACCACCAAATAAGGAAGTAGGCCATTTTCTGTTACCTGGCAGGCGATGGACCGAAAACAACTTTTTCCACAGATTTCATGTAACTCAAAAGTTTTTTCAATGATTCCAAAACAGGAAACAAGAAGTTGCAATTAGAAGGTCTATGTATGAAAAGTGACAGcttattgaaaaaaattgtcccATTTTAATAAGTTGTAATCATGGTTGTTTTAAAAGTTCCAAAATAGGAAGAGACTGGCACCCAGTGGGGAAGTGGGCCTCCTGAAATAGCCAGGAAATCAAACAGCCTTGGTGTCAGACAGTTGTTTTTGAAATTCCAGCATCGGCAATCACACTTCAGGCATGAAATAAAGATATAGAATTCGATTGTGCCAAAGTCAGACACGCAATCAGACAGTCCAAGGGTTGAAATTTAACAAATTATCAGGTCCTTTtgaactaatttcacagttgttTTTTAAAACTGCGGAGGAGGAAATCACCTAAATGAGTAACATACAAGACGTGGTCCTTGAAGTACGTCAAGGCAGCCACATGTAGACAGGCAACCACACCATCCAAGTGTAAAATGTAACACTTTGCTCGAAATCTTTGGACCTTTTCTCAGGCATTTTCACAGTTGTTTTTGAAGTTCCGTAAAAGGAAATTCAACTTGGACATCCAGCCTGGACATTATGGATTAAGGGAAACCAAGATATGAGTTACATGTCAGGAATGAATTGCAATAGCAACGTCAAGCCAACAGAGCAGTTGTGTTGTTTTCCCAAACAGGGTCAAAAGCATTCGCACAACAGTACttgttattttcaaaatgaagcaCATGTCTGAAATATATTGCAAACACAGCGCACACCGCTCAGTGAAAACGGTAGGACAGAATAGGGGTATAATGGACCCAAGGTCTTCATCAAATAGAACTCTGTTGAGACACTCAGACAACAGTGCAGCTCTGAATTTCAACAAGTCAGGAGAAATTGCAAGCCAAACACCGCAGAGGGTGGCACTGGTCAAAGAAAACAACAGGTTTTCATGAAATAGAACTTCAAGTATCAAGTGCAGAGTAAGGTGTTTTGAAATGTATTGCAAAGACAACACGGTAAAGGGTTGCTCCGTCTTTTAGAAGATGGATGTGACATTAAGAGACACTACTCAGCATGCCAAGAGGAGTCGAACAACTTTAAAAgagcaacatgtacatgtagttgtcttaTTTTTATAATATTTTAAGATCTAGATTCCAGGCAAAGGGACATGCAGTTTAAGTTATGGGCAGGACTTTTCATATTTGGGACAAATTGCTCTAACTACACAAGTTTTTGTCTTTCAAAATCGTGTATGTGCAGTGGTCCCAGACAAACAACGTGTcatgaaagaaaacaacaaGCCTACGTACAGTTGTATCATTGTTTTTTAAGGGTCATTAGGACTGTTCCTTTTTATTAATAAGGGTTTCTTGGAATAGTCTGAGGTGTATGCTTGAACATGAGATGTCGAAAATAGCCAGGGTGGATTTCTCACCGTAGAGGCCAGTTGGTTTAGGAGTTACAAAGGTGGAGTAGAGGGACCATTGTTTTTAGCACATGGAGGAAATTTATAATGATTTTGGCACATGGGCTTATGAATGACACATGGGAAGATGAAATGTTAAAAACGTCATACGGAAAATTTTGAAGAGTTTGATAATAGATGTGACAATTTACGTTGTTTTATGAATATTGGATGAGGAGTTGCCTAACTGGGGGTCTTTGTCACCAACTGTGTTGAAGTTGAAGGAAACACTTGCACAGGTGTCATTGGACGTGCAGATGTGATTTCTTATAATTTACAAAGCAAGACTTTTCCATTGAAAAGGAAATCACAAAACAAAGACTTCTTTTCATAACCATGACGTCAAATGCCAAGACACCTGGCCCATTTCAAACAGGTGATTTAGTGCAGGTTGGGATTATTAAGGAATGACTTTTCTGAACCCATTTCTATGAAGAAAAGGGGAAGGCTTCATTGAAAAGGAACAAAAattaatcataatcataattccACAAATAATACGCCAGCACACACCACAGATTTCTTGCAGGTGGAATATCCATTCAGATATAATAAAAGAAAGATCTGGCCAGATTAATTTGGGATCAAATCTGTTGCAATCTTTCAAATATTCAATGGTAACCAATAAACAAGGCCGAAATTAGTTGGTGCATTACTTTTTTCCAAGCTCATTAACTTTTAAGTTCAAAACAGGTGGCAGAGGAACTTAACTGGATTTATATTTGCATAATTTCTATTGGGCATCTGTCATTTTCAATTATTTCTTCCAAACATGGACCATTACCTTCATCTTAATACCTCTGCCCCTCTCGTCGCATGGTTGAACTGCACTTAATTCAGTGTGTGACCTCAGACCAAGATTATATTTATCATCCCGACTCCTAGTCTTGGAGTTTTGTCTCAACTTCATACCTCCTTTGGACATAAAAAACTTCAGAGGTTAAAATGTCATTTAGCTGGCTTGAGTTAAACTACCATTTTGATGAAACTCCACGTAAAATACcccttgattgattgatgagaGGACACTGAAACTCTTCTGTAAGAATCTTACCAGGCTAAGAGGCGGCATGCTTCCTCGCTTGCCGTCGCTGGGCTTGCAGGGCGAGTATCTGAGTGGTGAGTTGGAATCCTCGCCTAGCAGTCTGTTCCTCTTTGGTGGGAGGCCGACAGGCTCAGCAAAGTGGAAGTCATCATCCTGAAGAAGAGCACATTTGGATGATTACATCTTAGTTATGATACAGGGTTTCTGTCTGGAGtcaatatgcatttgtttttaagaatttccccccaaaaaaccaTTCATAATTGCTGCCAGTACTAGATCAGTTATGTAGAATAAGGGTGTTTCCTAAACACTTCGGTTTGGGTCAGAAAAATCAAAATAATTAGACAGGAAGTGATAATCCCAAGAGCTAAACGACACATTTCCTTCCAATCAGACCAAAATAAAAAGTATATCCAATCAAATTTACTTCCATTCAAATTTGCTTCCTGTCAAATTTTAATGCCAACACTTCACTTTTTTCTTTAATTGAAAAAGGAAACGCCTTTTGTTAATCCTGATGATAATCCCTGAATTTTATTCATAATCAATACTAACCCCGAATTAAAGTATTTATAATCCAACAAATCATTTCCGATCAAATTCACATTGTTTAATTTAAGTAATTTATAACAGTTAGTTTTTCACACAATTCAAATTTGTGAACCCTCAAGGTTGGACTGTTTTTTTTGCTTGGGTGCCCTCAGGAAAATTTCCTCAAAGTTGTTAATTAGGGAataataaccaaaatgagcattaATAGCCCATGGTCTGCTTGTGAAAAACAACTGATCTGAGGTAGAAATCTCCTGTCCTGGATGCTCCAGGATGTTCACACCCTGAGAATCAGATTGTTCTAATGAATGATCAAAGTCAAGTAATTACTCTGATGGCCCACCCTTTATCTTTATAAGGGAATGCCTAATTGCCTAATTGCACTCATAAATTATCACATCAATACAATGGTATAGACAATTTCTTCTTCAACAAACAATTGGGAATATTCAAACACGTCTTTACGATGTCAGCCGAGCTGGATTATTTCACAGTTTTTACTTCAGAGATACATTGAATGAGTTTCTGTTCCTTTGATCATGATTACAATGTTAGCTTTTTTAATcaaacatatgaaaacaaacgGATTTGATACCCATACTTGTCACAAACTCTTTTAAAGAAGAGAAGACAGACGTCTCATCCATTTTGCagtttccttttccttttagaGTTATAAGTTTGAAATCACCTGACTTGCAACACCAGTTCTCTATCAGCATatccactcaatttgacctcggtaatcaggacaccactttCAGTACAAGGGATGTCCATATTAACAGAGAGAAGCATAAACCCACATACCTTATCTTTCTCACAACCAAGACCACTATCCTGAGAATTCTCCTCCTCTTCTAACTGAAATCGGATTTTGTTGGTGGAATCTTGGAATGGCCGAGTCTCAAATCTTGATGACTCCTCCAATATTGAAGTAGGACTCATAAACGATGATAAGGGCTGAAATGATAAATTGTCTTGCAATTATGTATTTGATAGCATGGCTTTTTTAcatcagaatagcaccacaGTCAAATAAGCATATCTACAACTGACTATTTAATTTGCAAATATAAATAATGGTTTTGATAATTGTCACAGCTGGTTTGAAAAGAACCAGTCTAAGAATAGGCTTTTGTCTTAAAGCAGTACAACCCGGCCTACAATACCACCAATTACCAAGGTCTTGACCTGAGATCAACAACGGCAGGATGAGGCTGTGAAAAACGTCCTACTcagtaaacaaaaacagtttCTGTGCTAAGAGGGTGTTGTTGATTTTTTCTATACTGAGCCTAGATAGGCAATATTTGATATAGGCTACGAAGGTATAAGACCACAGCCTGAACAAATACAAACAATTTCATGTCAATAATATACAATATTTGTTCTCAAATGAAGTCACCGAAAAATGGCATAAAATAGCATGTAATATACTGAATGTTTCAAGTAGATAATTTTCAACTGATTAAAAGAGAATGCAGCCACTAGGAACAAGACAACTGACAGTGACATTCtgcttgattgatttttcaattgaAGTAAAGTTGTCAATTACACCAAGAGTTGATAAAGACTATAGTCTTTATATAATCTTGATTAGCTAATTACACCAATATATCAAAACGATATGTAGTCGCTAATTTATCCAGTAAAACACAAACTGAAACTGTCAATACAGATCAGTTAGGATAATTCAACCAA is a genomic window containing:
- the LOC135489187 gene encoding M-phase inducer phosphatase-like, which translates into the protein MEDRPTCSFGDQLFWTRHDTCSGKGSPPLKSQSPTSSQQKRPNFRLDLSSALNLQPRQQTSTSNTMDNLTLSPAVTSSKDFVQNVYSPVTNLALNLNQLNTGNDFDTPKRRLTLASLGSPTSFKPLGEKKHFSISDHGICLDSPSPLSPVDDVNLEKKFEALTKNYEEKENQDLQRRYRPCLRRVKSMSQAPLSSFMSPTSILEESSRFETRPFQDSTNKIRFQLEEEENSQDSGLGCEKDKDDDFHFAEPVGLPPKRNRLLGEDSNSPLRYSPCKPSDGKRGSMPPLSLFSKSTSLEDLPRARSPLATVSLTSCRSPLQRAHSAESTNSNEDDDGFLELIDLEDDEDDVRNSGVKGLSSLLNAPLIHPKSPRQPAEQLISPPFPRRGKAMPRGLFRSPSAPKLNLPQSPKCSPFVLNTRLTSFKRPEPPVDENTPVMCKRRKSVSDFNAEPCYPKEIQQRAKIVPKFQRSVSAGDECSIKSALNKGADQTDLVGDFSRAFCLPHSSGKHQDLKYISPDTLSRLLKNEYSHIVEEFVIVDARFPYEYEGGHIKDGLNLYTKDQILAEFFKKIHVTQDPNKRFIIIFHCEFSSERAPSLSRFLRSQDREANKDCYPHLHYPELYLLDGGYKNFFESTDKDLCVPQTYKPMLHRDHSHDLKHFRAKSRSWGGESRRSGLSRGLKF